The Deinococcus detaillensis genome includes the window GAGCCGAAGAGTTTGCCGCGCTGATCGACGACAAGACCCGCGCCGTGTATCTGGAAACGATTGGCAACCCGGCGCTCAATATCCCTGATTTTGAAAGCATCAGCGCTGCCGCGCATGCCAAAGGCGTGGCCGTCATCGTGGACAACACGTTTGGCGCGGGCGGGTACTTTTGCCAGCCGCTCAAGCACGGCGCAGATTTGTTGGTCGAAAGCGCTTCCAAGTGGATCGGCGGGCACGGCAACGGCATCGGCGGAATCATCGTGGACGGCGGCACCTTCAACTGGGGCAACGGGCGTTATCCGCTGATGACCGAAGCGAGTCCCAGTTACCACGGGCTGAATTTCTGGGAGGCCTTTGGCGAGGGCAACGCGCTGGGCTTGCCGAATATGGCGTTTATTTTGCGTGCCCGCACCGAGGGCCTGCGCGACTTGGGCCCGACCCTGGCTCCGCAGCAAGCTTGGAATTTTATACAGGGCCTAGAAACCCTTTCTTTGCGCGGCGAGCGGCACGCCCAGAACACGCTGGCACTCGCCAAGTGGCTCTTGGAGCAGCCGGAAGTCAGCAAAGTCACTTATCCGGGTTTGGAGGCGCATCCACACTTTGAGCGTGCCCAGAAGTATTTGCCGCGCGGTGCAGGCGGGGTGCTGACCTTTGAACTTTCCGGCGGCAGGGCAGCGGGCGAAGCGTTTATTGAACGGGTTAAGCTGGCCCAGCACGTCGCCAACGTGGGCGACACCAAAACGCTGGTGATTCACCCGGCCAGCACCACCCACTCGCAGCTGGATGGAGCCGCGCAGGCCGCAGGCGGCGTCACGCCGGGCTTGGTGCGGGTGTCGGTGGGCATCGAGCACATTGACGACATCAAAGAAGACTTCGCGCAGGCGTTCGTGGGTGTGTTGGAGTCGGTATGACGGCGGTGCAAAGAGAGCCGAGATTTGTTCAGCCGCCCAGCGAAACGCCGGAGCGATGTTCGGTCGTCTTGTTCTGTGACGCTCCGCTGCTGCTCGACAGTGGACAGGTCGTCAGCGACGTGCGGGTGGCTTACCACGCGTATGGGCGGCCCAGTACGGACGCGGTGCTGGTGCTCCACGCCCTGACCGGCGACAGCGCCGTGCATCAGTGGTGGCCTGCCGTGTTCGGGCGCGGCAAAGCGCTTGATCCTGACCGGCAATTCATCATTTGCAGCAATGTGTTGGGCGGCTGCGCGGGCAGCAGCGAACCTGCGGAGCTGGGGCTGGGCGAGCTGACTTTGCGGGATATGGTGCGGGTTCAGCGCGAACTGCTGCGCTTTTTGGGCGTGGAGAAAGTCAGCGTGGTGGGCGGCAGCATGGGCGGCATGCTGGCTTATGCTTGGCTGCACAGTTTTCCTGATCTGATCACCAAAGCGGTGATGATCGGCGCTCCCGCACGGCACTCGCCCTGGGCCACCGGACTGAATACCGCTGCCCGTAGCGCCATTTTGGCGGCTCCCGGCGGCGAGGGCTTAAAAGTCGCTCGTCAGATCGCCATGCTGAGTTACCGCTCACCGCAGAGTTTTGCGCAGACCCAAGCGGGGCCGAGTTCGCGTCAAGCTGGCAGGGCGGCTATTTCCACTTACCTCGAATATCAGGGGCAAAAGCTGGCTGAGCGCTTTTGCGAGCGCAGTTATTTGGCCCTGACTCACGCAATCGACACCTTTGAGCTCAGCGACGCCGATTTGAAGTTGATCGGAACGCCCGCTTTGGTGGTGGGTATTTCCAGCGATCAGTTGTATCCAGCTTCAGAAGTGCGGGCACAGGCGATGAACTTGCAAAATGTGCAGTATTGGCAGCTCGAAAGTCCGCACGGCCACGACGCTTTTTTGATGGACGGCGCAGAGATGAACGAAGTCGTCAAGAATTTTTTGATGAGCTAAGTCTACCCGCGCAGCAACTGACTGAATTCTGTGCCCTCTGAGAGCAGCGGCGGCAAGTCAGCCAAACTTCGCAACCCAAATTCCAGCAAAAAGCGCTCCGTGGTGCCGTAGAGCAGCGGCTGGCCGAGCGCTTCAGAGCGGCCCACCACTTTGATGAGTTCGCGCTCCTGCAAAGTGACGACCGTACCGGCGCTGCCGCCGCGCATCGCTTCGATTTCGGCCCGCATCACCGGCTGACGGTAAGCGATGATGGCCAAAACTTCGAGCGCCGCGCCTGACAGACTCGGCAGCGGCGGCGGGGCGAGCAGGGGCGCAAGTTGCTGGGCCAGTGCGGGCGGCACCACCAAGCGGTAGCCGCCCGCCACGGCTTCGACTTGAAAGCCCAAGTCCGCTTGCTGAACTTCGCCAATGAAGCTTTGCAGCGCCGCAGCGACCTGAGCCTCCGGGAGTTCAAACAGCTTGGCGAGTTCGGCAGCCCTGACCGGACGGCCAGCCGCCAGCAGCGCCGCGCCGATCAAAGCTCTCACCGCTTTGCCAAGAACTGAGCGGTGAAAGTATGAATGACGCTGGCCGGAACAGCTCCTTCACGCAGAATTTGTCCGGTTTGACAGTCCACGACGGTGCTGGGCAGTCCGCCAGGCTCAGTTTCGCCGCTCAGTAGCACGCTGGCCAACCCATAACGCTGCGCCTCAGCCCATGTCAGAGCGCTCGGCTGACCCGCTGGATTGAAGCTGGTGGTCGCCAGCGGGCCTTCCCAACGCTGGAGGAGTTCTTGCGTCAGGGCGTAGCGCGGCACGCGCAGACCCACTTTGCCTTCAAAACTCAACCAAGGCGGGCAAGCGGAGGAGGCTTGGGCCACCAAGGTAAGCGGACCGGGCAGCAGCGTAAGGAGCGCTTCAAAGAGAGGCTGCCCTGACTCAGCGAGGTGGCGGGCCTGCTCAGTATCGGCGCAGCAGACTTGCAAAGCCTTGCCTTCGGGGCGGCCTTTGAGACGCGACAAAGCTTGGACGGCGCTGGGAGAACGGGCATCTGCGCCCATTCCCCAAACGGTTTCGGTGGGAAAGCCGATGACTTGGCCGCTTGCCAAGGCTGCTAAAGCTTGCGGCCACGGCTGTATTAAGTCGGATTTGGGGGAAGGGTTGGGCGGCATGAATAAAGTTCTCCAGTTTGAGTCGGGCCTTGCGGGCGGCTGTAAGTCCAGCGCAAGACTTCACCGACTATACTCACTGCATGCCGGTCTTTGAATACCGCGTGCGTGATCGCAGCGGCAAGATTCTCAAATCCCAAACTGAAGCGGACACCATTGCTCAGGTGCGCGACTCGTTGCGTGCCAAGGGTCTCCTGATCGTCGACATCAAAGCCCCCAAAGGCGGGATGCAGACCGATCTCAACGACCTTAAGATCCCCTTTCTGAGTGACCGCCCACCAGGCCTCAAGCCGATTGCGATTTTCTCCAAGCAGCTCGCCACCCTGATTAATGCCGGGGTGCCGCTGGTGCAATCGCTCACTATTTTGCAGCGTCAAATCGAACATAAGGGGCTGCAAAACGTCGTTCGCAAGGTTCGCAATGATGTCGAAGCGGGGACGCCGCTGTCTGAAGCGATTGCTAAGTTTCCCAAGGTCTTCAATCGCCTCTATATCAATTTGGTGCGCGCAGGCGAAACCAGCGGCACGCTCGACAGCGTGTTAGAGCGAATCGCTGAATTCCAAGAGAAAGATTTGGCAACTCGCGGGAAGATCAAGAGTGCCATGACCTATCCAGTGATTGTTTTAGTCTTTGCGCTCTTAATTACTTATTTTCTGCTCACTACCATTGTTCCGCAGTTCGGGGGAATGTTGACACAGCTTGGTGCAGAATTGCCTCTACTCACTCGGGTCTTGATGGCGATGTCTGACTTCTTGAAGACGAAAACCATTGTGATCGTTCTGATTGTTGCGGCCCTCGTTTTTGCCTACCGCTATTATTACGCGACTAAAAAAGGTCGGCGTGTCGTTGATGATTTCAAATTAAAAATTCCTGTTTTCGGTACCTTGATCCAGCGGAGCGCCATCGCCAGCTTCGCCCGCACCTTTGGCCTACTGATCAACAGCGGCGTCAATATCATTGAAAGTTTGGAAATCACTAAAGGTACGGCTAATAACGCCATCGTGGAAGACACCATCGAAAATGCCAAAAACGTGGTGATGGTCGGCGAACAGATGAGTGGCAGCCTCGCGGCCAGTCCAGTGTTTCCGCCGATGGTGGTCAGCATGGTGGCGATTGGCGAAGAAACCGGTGCCCTCGATACTATGCTTGCTAAAGTCGCCGACTTTTATGACCGCGAAGTAGAAGAGGCCATTGAAGGCCTTACTGCCGCTATCGAGCCGATTATGATTGTGTTTCTCGGGGCCATCGTCGGATTAATCGTGGCCGGGATGTTCCTGCCAATGTTCAGTATTATCAGCGCACTGAGTAAGTAAGGGGGGAATCATAAACGTTGGGCGAATCTCTAAAACAGATTCGCCCAACGTTTATACCTTCAGCGCCGTTTGCTTACTGATTTCTCCCAGTGGCCCTACCTTCTTGGGTTCGCGGAAGGTGATGTTTTCCCACTCGCCTTGTTCAGTGACTTGCAGTGCGGGATTGAGAACTCGGAAGTACTCCACCACAGCCTGCACTAGGTCGTCGGGCGTGCTGGCGGCGCTGCTGATGCCCACCGAACGCACGCCGCTCAGCTCCAGCGCCCGCACATCGTCAGCCGTCTCCAAGCGGTACGTGCGCGGGCACAGCTCCGCCGCCAACTCCAAGAGGCGCATTCCGTTGCTGCTGTGGGTACTGGTCAATACCAAAAAGGCGTCTACTTTCGGGGCAATCCGCTTGATCTCGTCTTGGCGGTTTTTGGTGGCGTAACACAAATCCTCGCTGGGCGGAATGAGGAGGGCTGGAAAACGCGCCTTGAGAATGTCCACCGTGCGGCGGGTATCGTCTACGCTGAGGGTCGTTTGGGTCAGCACCACCAGCTTTTCAGGGTCGGGTACCTCAACGGTGTGAGGATCGCTGAGGCCCTCGCCGGTCTTGCCCAAAACGCCGACGATGATGGTTTGCTGCGGCGCTTCGCCCAGCGTGCCGATGACTTCTTGGTGGCGGGCGCTGTCGCCGATCAGCAAAATGGTGTAGCCTTCGCGGGCATATTTTTTGGCTTCGGTATGCACCTTGGTGACCAGCGGACAGGTGGCATCAATAGTCGAGAGGCCCAATTCACGGGCACGCTGCCGGACTTGCGGCGAAACGCCGTGCGCCGAAAACACCAACGTTTCGCTGCCTGCTGGCAACATCTCTAAGCTGTCCAGCTCTTCTACAAAGTGAACGCCGTGGCCCTCTTCGAGCCGCGAGACGACGGTGTGGTTATGGACGATGCTGTGATAGACCGTCAGCGGCTTGGTTTCGGTTCGGGCGGCCTTTTCGACGGCTCCGATGGCCATCACCACGCCCGCGCAAAAGCCTCTAGGTTTGGCAAGAATAAGCTGTTCAACGCAGGATTGAGGCATCAGGCGCTTAGTTTAACGTCTGTGTCTGACGGGGAGGGTAGCGCGTCTTCCTTAAGTCAACTCCGACGCCGCCTCGGTTTGTCGCTTTTCTCGCTCCTCCCCTCTTCTTTACGGCGTGCCTCGATGACCAAGCTGGCGTCCACACTCCCGAAATCGGTGGGCTGCACCAAACGCAGGAGGCGGTGCGGCGCGGTCAACTCGCTCGCCACATACGCACCGCCAGGGCGCAGATAATAGGTGCGGGCAGCCTGACCCGCCAC containing:
- a CDS encoding L-threonylcarbamoyladenylate synthase, yielding MPPNPSPKSDLIQPWPQALAALASGQVIGFPTETVWGMGADARSPSAVQALSRLKGRPEGKALQVCCADTEQARHLAESGQPLFEALLTLLPGPLTLVAQASSACPPWLSFEGKVGLRVPRYALTQELLQRWEGPLATTSFNPAGQPSALTWAEAQRYGLASVLLSGETEPGGLPSTVVDCQTGQILREGAVPASVIHTFTAQFLAKR
- a CDS encoding type II secretion system F family protein, whose translation is MPVFEYRVRDRSGKILKSQTEADTIAQVRDSLRAKGLLIVDIKAPKGGMQTDLNDLKIPFLSDRPPGLKPIAIFSKQLATLINAGVPLVQSLTILQRQIEHKGLQNVVRKVRNDVEAGTPLSEAIAKFPKVFNRLYINLVRAGETSGTLDSVLERIAEFQEKDLATRGKIKSAMTYPVIVLVFALLITYFLLTTIVPQFGGMLTQLGAELPLLTRVLMAMSDFLKTKTIVIVLIVAALVFAYRYYYATKKGRRVVDDFKLKIPVFGTLIQRSAIASFARTFGLLINSGVNIIESLEITKGTANNAIVEDTIENAKNVVMVGEQMSGSLAASPVFPPMVVSMVAIGEETGALDTMLAKVADFYDREVEEAIEGLTAAIEPIMIVFLGAIVGLIVAGMFLPMFSIISALSK
- the ispH gene encoding 4-hydroxy-3-methylbut-2-enyl diphosphate reductase, with amino-acid sequence MPQSCVEQLILAKPRGFCAGVVMAIGAVEKAARTETKPLTVYHSIVHNHTVVSRLEEGHGVHFVEELDSLEMLPAGSETLVFSAHGVSPQVRQRARELGLSTIDATCPLVTKVHTEAKKYAREGYTILLIGDSARHQEVIGTLGEAPQQTIIVGVLGKTGEGLSDPHTVEVPDPEKLVVLTQTTLSVDDTRRTVDILKARFPALLIPPSEDLCYATKNRQDEIKRIAPKVDAFLVLTSTHSSNGMRLLELAAELCPRTYRLETADDVRALELSGVRSVGISSAASTPDDLVQAVVEYFRVLNPALQVTEQGEWENITFREPKKVGPLGEISKQTALKV
- the scpB gene encoding SMC-Scp complex subunit ScpB, with translation MRALIGAALLAAGRPVRAAELAKLFELPEAQVAAALQSFIGEVQQADLGFQVEAVAGGYRLVVPPALAQQLAPLLAPPPLPSLSGAALEVLAIIAYRQPVMRAEIEAMRGGSAGTVVTLQERELIKVVGRSEALGQPLLYGTTERFLLEFGLRSLADLPPLLSEGTEFSQLLRG
- a CDS encoding O-acetylhomoserine aminocarboxypropyltransferase/cysteine synthase family protein, which produces MTYKHFETLQVHAGQRPDPATGAQAVPIYNTNSYVFESTDHAAKLFGLQAFGNIYSRIMNPTTDVLEQRVAALEGGVAALAVSSGHAAQFLAITTLAQNGDNIVSTPNLYGGTVNQFKVTLARLGIEVRFTSGEERAEEFAALIDDKTRAVYLETIGNPALNIPDFESISAAAHAKGVAVIVDNTFGAGGYFCQPLKHGADLLVESASKWIGGHGNGIGGIIVDGGTFNWGNGRYPLMTEASPSYHGLNFWEAFGEGNALGLPNMAFILRARTEGLRDLGPTLAPQQAWNFIQGLETLSLRGERHAQNTLALAKWLLEQPEVSKVTYPGLEAHPHFERAQKYLPRGAGGVLTFELSGGRAAGEAFIERVKLAQHVANVGDTKTLVIHPASTTHSQLDGAAQAAGGVTPGLVRVSVGIEHIDDIKEDFAQAFVGVLESV
- a CDS encoding homoserine O-acetyltransferase family protein; translation: MTAVQREPRFVQPPSETPERCSVVLFCDAPLLLDSGQVVSDVRVAYHAYGRPSTDAVLVLHALTGDSAVHQWWPAVFGRGKALDPDRQFIICSNVLGGCAGSSEPAELGLGELTLRDMVRVQRELLRFLGVEKVSVVGGSMGGMLAYAWLHSFPDLITKAVMIGAPARHSPWATGLNTAARSAILAAPGGEGLKVARQIAMLSYRSPQSFAQTQAGPSSRQAGRAAISTYLEYQGQKLAERFCERSYLALTHAIDTFELSDADLKLIGTPALVVGISSDQLYPASEVRAQAMNLQNVQYWQLESPHGHDAFLMDGAEMNEVVKNFLMS